A stretch of the Sinorhizobium alkalisoli genome encodes the following:
- the otnK gene encoding 3-oxo-tetronate kinase: MAILLGSIADDYTGASDLANTLTKNGLSTVQTVGIPSPALALPDVDAVVVSLKIRSVAAGEAVAAALKAERWLRDRGAAHVLYKVCSTFDSTDRGNIGPVTEALSEAAGGGTVLITPAFPETGRTVYLGHLFVNGQPLNESPLKDHPLNPMHDPNLVRVMARQSRGAVGLVDLPTVMAGPDAVMARIRAMNATGVATAIADAVAENDLETLGEVAWQTALSTGASGLGLGLARAIARSGRASPPGGTATDAIRPVGGLAAIVAGSCSAATLRQIEVAERSMPVLRLDTERLLTGSDEIAAAIAWAGERIAAGPLVIAASAAPDIVSRLQAQYGREASGHAIEAATAAIASELVARGVKRLVVAGGETSGATVDRLAIPAFLIGPEIAPGVPVLRTVGNEQGEMLMALKSGNFGGEDFFAAALAKMH, encoded by the coding sequence ATGGCCATACTCCTCGGTTCGATCGCCGACGATTACACCGGCGCCTCCGATCTCGCGAACACGCTGACGAAGAACGGGCTTAGCACGGTGCAGACGGTCGGCATCCCCTCCCCCGCTCTTGCCTTGCCGGACGTCGACGCCGTCGTCGTCTCGCTCAAGATCCGGTCCGTCGCCGCCGGTGAGGCCGTTGCGGCCGCTTTGAAGGCCGAAAGGTGGCTGCGTGACCGGGGCGCCGCGCATGTGCTCTACAAGGTCTGTTCGACCTTCGATTCGACCGATCGGGGCAATATCGGCCCGGTGACGGAAGCGCTGAGCGAGGCCGCAGGCGGCGGGACCGTCCTGATCACCCCGGCCTTCCCGGAAACGGGGCGCACCGTCTATCTCGGCCATCTCTTCGTCAACGGTCAGCCGCTCAACGAAAGTCCGCTCAAGGACCATCCGCTGAACCCGATGCATGATCCCAATCTGGTGCGAGTAATGGCGCGGCAGTCGCGCGGCGCGGTTGGGCTCGTCGACCTTCCGACCGTGATGGCAGGACCTGACGCGGTGATGGCACGGATCAGGGCGATGAATGCGACGGGCGTAGCGACGGCGATCGCCGATGCGGTCGCGGAAAACGACCTCGAGACGCTCGGCGAAGTGGCGTGGCAGACGGCCCTGTCGACGGGCGCCTCCGGCCTTGGGCTCGGCCTTGCGCGGGCGATCGCACGGTCCGGCCGCGCATCCCCGCCGGGCGGTACGGCGACCGACGCCATTCGCCCCGTCGGTGGTCTGGCGGCAATCGTCGCCGGCAGTTGCTCGGCGGCGACATTGCGGCAGATCGAGGTCGCCGAACGATCGATGCCGGTCTTGCGGCTCGACACGGAAAGGCTGCTCACGGGATCCGACGAGATTGCCGCGGCAATTGCCTGGGCCGGCGAGCGGATCGCGGCAGGGCCCCTCGTCATTGCCGCAAGCGCCGCACCCGACATCGTCTCACGGCTGCAGGCGCAATACGGACGGGAGGCGTCCGGTCACGCCATCGAAGCTGCGACGGCAGCGATTGCCAGCGAGCTTGTGGCGCGCGGCGTGAAGCGTCTCGTCGTCGCCGGCGGCGAGACCTCCGGCGCCACCGTCGACCGGCTTGCCATTCCTGCTTTCCTGATCGGCCCGGAGATCGCGCCCGGCGTACCGGTGCTCCGCACCGTTGGCAATGAGCAGGGCGAGATGCTGATGGCTCTGAAATCAGGCAATTTCGGCGGCGAGGACTTCTTTGCTGCGGCATTGGCGAAGATGCACTGA
- a CDS encoding DUF305 domain-containing protein has protein sequence MDQHQMMSMGWGRFAAMIATSTVIMFFLMYQLVYSWDHALFSLTRFISSLVMGCVMTAVMLAFMWRMYRPEVAKIAVLAVAIIGGGALLTVNRSQALIGDVDFMKAMIPHHSIAINNARQADIRDPRVRYLADRITRDQVKEIAEMKMLIEDIEQFGRRANEPLAAGPATLKSEGASEARDLLSGKLLTEKPL, from the coding sequence ATGGATCAGCATCAAATGATGAGTATGGGGTGGGGACGCTTCGCGGCGATGATCGCCACATCGACGGTAATCATGTTCTTTCTGATGTACCAGCTCGTTTACAGTTGGGACCATGCGCTGTTCAGCTTGACCCGGTTCATTTCCTCCCTGGTGATGGGCTGCGTCATGACAGCGGTAATGCTGGCTTTCATGTGGCGGATGTACCGACCAGAAGTCGCGAAAATTGCGGTACTTGCGGTGGCGATCATCGGCGGCGGCGCGCTACTGACTGTGAACCGCAGCCAAGCGCTAATCGGCGATGTCGACTTCATGAAAGCGATGATTCCGCATCACTCCATAGCTATCAACAACGCGCGACAGGCTGACATTCGTGATCCGCGTGTGCGCTATTTGGCAGATAGGATTACTCGTGATCAGGTGAAGGAAATTGCCGAAATGAAAATGCTGATCGAGGACATCGAGCAGTTCGGCAGGCGCGCCAACGAACCGCTGGCCGCCGGCCCTGCGACTTTGAAGAGCGAGGGTGCGAGCGAAGCTCGGGATTTGTTGAGCGGCAAATTACTGACGGAAAAGCCGCTGTAG